The genomic region CTTTCTCGACGAACCGATGTCGGGCCTCGATCCGCTTGGTCGCCGCGACGTCCGCGAGCTGATGCTGGAGTTGCGCGACGCCGGCCGGACGATTTTCTTCAGCTCGCACATCCTGTCGGACGCCGAGGCGCTCTGCAGCCAGGTGGCGATCGTCGCCAAGGGGCGGCTCGCGGCGGCGGGGCGGCTGGCCGACATGCGGGCGTTCGAGGTCCAGGGCTGGGAACTGGTCATGGCGAACGTGCCGGAGCCGGCGCTCGAGCGGGTTCGCGCGCGTGCCCGCAAGGTCGTCGGCGTCGCCGGCGGCCGCTACGTCATCGACCTGGCGCCCGACGGCCGGCCCGACGAAATGCTCCGCGATCTGGTCGCTGCGGGCTGCACGCTGGTGTCGCTGAATCCGGTGCGCGAAACGCTCGAGGACGTGTTCGTGCGGCGGGTCGCGGAAGTAGGGGAGGGGGCGCGATGAAGACGGCGTCGGTCGTCGCCGTCGCCGTCTTCCGCGAGTCGGTGCGCGACAAGGTGTTCTACAACCTGGCGCTGTTTGCGCTGGTGCTCATCGGCGCGTCGATCGTCATCGGCCAGCTGACCGCCGGCCAGGACGTCAAGATCATCAAGGACCTCGGACTGTCGGCGACGTCGCTCTTCGGCGTGTTCATCGCGGTCTTCGTCGGCATCAGCCTCGTGTCGAAGGAGGTCGATCGGCGGAGCGCCTATCCGCTGCTCGCCAAGCCGATCCGCCGCGGCGAGTTCATCGTCGGCAAGTACGCCGGACTGCTGCTGACGCTGCTGGTCAACACGGTCGTCATGACCATCGCGCTCTATGCGGTGCTGTTCATGCTGTCGCGCGGCGTGCCGGCGAATGTCCAGCGCGCCTGGGACGCCCCGGCCATGGATCCGGCGTTGCTGAAGGCGATGGCCCTCGTCTATGTCGACATCGCCGTCGTCACGGCCGTGGCCGTCTTCTTCTCCAGCTATTCGAGTCCGATGCTGTCGGCCATCTTCACCCTCGGCGTCTACGTCGCCGGACAGTTCAGCGCCGACCTCCGCCACTTCGACGACGTCGTCAGTGCACCGGCGGCGTCGGTGATTGCCCGCGTGGCCTACTATCTGCTGCCCGATTTCTCGAAATTCGACGTAAAGCTGGCGGTCGTTCACGGCATGCCGGTGAGCGCCGCCTACCTCGCGTCGAGCGCGCTCTACGCCCTCGTCTACATCGCGGCGCTGCTCTTTGGCGCCTCGGCGATCTTCGCGAGGCGGGACTTCAAGTGACGGCGGAGCGGGACGCGCCGGGTCCGCAGACCCGCCCGGGACGTGGAGGCCGGAGCTCCGCCTCCGGCGCGAACTCCAGCTCCGGTGCGCGCACTCGCGTCGGCTCTGCAGTGCTGCCGATCGCGCTCGCCCTGGTCTGTCTGGCGGCGGCGGTCGTGTTGCACGCCAACGAGGATCGCTGGTCGCCGCCGGCCGAGGCCGACCAGCCGGAGCTGCTCTATGTCCGCTCGCCCGCGGCCGCCAGGCGTCTCGCGTTTGGATATCGCGGCCTCGCCGCCGACGTGTACTGGATCCGCGCGCTGCAGCACTTCGGGCGCGAGCGACTCTCGGCGCCGACCCACGTCCGCACCTACGCGCTGCTGTACCCGCTGCTCGATCTGACGACCACGCTTGATCCGTACTTCGGCATCGCGTATCGCTTCGGCGCAATCTTCCTGGGCGAGCCGTACCCCGGCGGCCCCGGACGCCCGGATCTCGCGATCGCGCTGCTGAAGAAGGGACTAAAGGCGCAGCCCGACAAGTGGCAGTACATGCAGGACCTCGGGTTCGTCTACTACTGGCACCTGCACGACTATCACAGCGCCGCCGACCTGTTCGGGCGAGCCGCCGCGCTACCCGGTGCGCCGAACTGGCTGCGCCCGCTTGCCGCGGTGACGCTCGCCGAGGGCGGCAACCGCGCCGGTTCGCGCGCCCTGTGGACACAGCTCGCCCAGGCCGACGAGCCGTGGCTCCGCGATTCCGCGCGGCTGCGGCTCGCGCAGCTCGACGCGATGGACGTGATGGACGAGTGGCGCCGCGCGACGGCGGCCGGGCGGCATCCGGCCCTGCCCGTCGATTCGTCGGGCACGCCGTTCGTCATCGACCCGGCGACGGGGGACATCACCGTCGCGCGCGAATCGCATCTCTTCCCGCTGCCCGGGCAGCTGCAGGCGCCTCGATGACGCCGCTGCAGACGCCGGTCCTGATCCTCGGGCTCGCCGTAGTCGGGTTGTGCGTCGGCAGCTTCCTGAATGTCTGCATCCACCGCCTGCCGCTCAAGCAGTCGGTCGTCACCCCGCGTTCGCGCTGCCCGCACTGTGGCTACGCTCTCACCTGGCGCGACAACCTCCCGGTGGTGAGCTACGCGCTGCTCGGCGGCCGCTGCCGGTCCTGTCAGGCGCCGATCGCGCTCCGCTACCCGCTCGTCGAGACGATCACGTGCGCGGTGTTCGTGTGGCACGGCCTCGTCTTCGGCGCGGATCCGTTGCTCGCCATACGCCTTCCGTTCGCGTGCGCGCTGATCGTGCTCTTTGCGATCGACCTCGAGCATCAGATCCTGCCCGATCGCATCACGCTGCCGGGAATCGTCGTCGGGTTCGCGAGCAGTCTGTTCCTGCCGCCCGGTCCGCTGATGTCGCTGGCCGGGATGGTCGTCGGCGGCGGGATTCTCTGGGTGATTGCCGAGGCGTGGTTCCGACTGCGCAAGATCGAGGCGATGGGCTTCGGCGACGTCAAGATGCTGGCGATGGTGGGGGCGGTGCTGGGACTGCGGCTCGTGCTGCTCACGTTCATCCTGTCGACGATGATCGGCGGGGTCGTCGCCGTCGCGCTCATCGCGACGCGCCGCGCCAATATGGCGACCGCCGTGCCCTTCGGGACGATGCTGGCGGCGGCGGCGCTGGCCGCCAGCTTGTACGGCGACGTCATCCTGGCGTGGTATCTCGCGAAACTGTGATCGGGTTGTCGCACGCTGACCTGCCGTCAGCTGCGGCGGCCGAACCAGTCAGCAGCCGGAGAACCGCTAGAATGGGAGCGCGCCCGCCATCCGGCCCGCGCGCTGCCGCGTGAACATCTCCGCGTACACCCTCATCGGCCTCACGGCCATCGTCGCCGTCCTCGCCGGCGGGCTGGCGTTCGCCGTCCTGCGCGTGTTCGCCGCGGCGCGGCAGCTGGCGCAGTCGCGCCGGGGGGAGGGCGGCGAAACCGCATTCATGACCGAGGCGATGGAGGAGGCGCTTGGCCGCCTGCGGCTCAGCGAGCAGGCGATGGCCGAGCGCGCCGAAGCCTCCGAGCGGCTGAGCGACGAGATCATCGCCAGCCTCACGTCCGGCCTGCTCGTGGTCGGACCGGACAGGCGGGTGCAGGCGTTGAACCCGTTCGGACGCAAGCTGCTTCGCCTGTCCGACGCCGGGCTGGTGGGCGACGTCGCCGACGTCCTGCGGACGGCGCAGCCACTGGCCGCGCTGATCCAGGAGTGCCTCGACACCAGGAAGGGGGTGCGCCGCCGAACGGTGCGCATCGACACCGACCCGGAGCGACCGACCCACCTGGGTGTGACCGTGTCGCCGATCACGGATCCGCAGGCCGATCGCGGCGGCGCGATCTGTCTCTTCGCCGACCTCACCGACGTCGTCGAGCTCGAGGAACAGCTGCGCCTGAAGGAGAGCCTGGCGGAGGTCGGCGAGCTGACGGCGGGCATCGCGCAC from Vicinamibacterales bacterium harbors:
- a CDS encoding ABC transporter permease, whose protein sequence is MKTASVVAVAVFRESVRDKVFYNLALFALVLIGASIVIGQLTAGQDVKIIKDLGLSATSLFGVFIAVFVGISLVSKEVDRRSAYPLLAKPIRRGEFIVGKYAGLLLTLLVNTVVMTIALYAVLFMLSRGVPANVQRAWDAPAMDPALLKAMALVYVDIAVVTAVAVFFSSYSSPMLSAIFTLGVYVAGQFSADLRHFDDVVSAPAASVIARVAYYLLPDFSKFDVKLAVVHGMPVSAAYLASSALYALVYIAALLFGASAIFARRDFK
- a CDS encoding prepilin peptidase, with the translated sequence MTPLQTPVLILGLAVVGLCVGSFLNVCIHRLPLKQSVVTPRSRCPHCGYALTWRDNLPVVSYALLGGRCRSCQAPIALRYPLVETITCAVFVWHGLVFGADPLLAIRLPFACALIVLFAIDLEHQILPDRITLPGIVVGFASSLFLPPGPLMSLAGMVVGGGILWVIAEAWFRLRKIEAMGFGDVKMLAMVGAVLGLRLVLLTFILSTMIGGVVAVALIATRRANMATAVPFGTMLAAAALAASLYGDVILAWYLAKL
- a CDS encoding ATP-binding protein — encoded protein: MNISAYTLIGLTAIVAVLAGGLAFAVLRVFAAARQLAQSRRGEGGETAFMTEAMEEALGRLRLSEQAMAERAEASERLSDEIIASLTSGLLVVGPDRRVQALNPFGRKLLRLSDAGLVGDVADVLRTAQPLAALIQECLDTRKGVRRRTVRIDTDPERPTHLGVTVSPITDPQADRGGAICLFADLTDVVELEEQLRLKESLAEVGELTAGIAHEFRNGLATIHGYARLLDLAKLSADMHPYVIGIRDETDALGAIVRNFLNFAKPAELVLGTVDLLSIVERAADEFRQEATAHGGSVVVEGAAATVQGDEVLLRQAFSNLCRNALEACVDANMQPHIAVECAIDPSQHLVRVSVIDNGPGVDPAIASRIFRPFVTTRARGTGLGLALVQKIVVIHNGRVNVQSEPAAGTRFTVTLPLADVDG